A section of the Acidobacterium capsulatum ATCC 51196 genome encodes:
- a CDS encoding AAA family ATPase, which yields MIFAVAFAGKIGSGKTTISTAAARVLQCKRASFGDYVRHVVASQGLDATRENLQQIGTKHLEANRFEFCRNMLEYSGWTQGESIIIDGLRHHETIPLLNQLVAPAELRIAYIDIDELTRLKRIGIRDENQLASLRSADAHSSEQQVGTIIREIASLVLDGGQSVEDCVASALKWIREG from the coding sequence ATGATTTTCGCTGTCGCTTTTGCCGGGAAGATTGGAAGTGGGAAAACCACAATTAGCACTGCAGCGGCACGGGTGTTGCAGTGCAAACGTGCCAGCTTTGGAGACTACGTTCGCCATGTAGTGGCCAGTCAAGGCCTGGATGCAACACGAGAAAACCTTCAACAAATCGGCACAAAGCATCTAGAAGCGAATAGATTCGAATTTTGCAGGAACATGCTTGAATACTCTGGTTGGACTCAAGGTGAATCCATAATCATCGATGGGCTGAGGCATCATGAAACCATTCCACTACTGAACCAGCTAGTTGCGCCGGCAGAATTGCGGATTGCATATATCGATATCGACGAACTGACCAGATTGAAGCGAATCGGGATTCGCGATGAGAATCAACTTGCGAGCCTTAGGTCCGCAGATGCTCATTCTTCTGAGCAACAAGTAGGAACGATCATTCGTGAAATTGCAAGTTTGGTGCTCGATGGTGGACAGTCCGTAGAGGACTGCGTGGCATCTGCCCTAAAATGGAT
- a CDS encoding ArdC family protein produces MAYRNHRNTASRPSIYQTVTERIISSLKAGVIPWEKPWKTPRFAGGPFPRNFYTGKPYRGINVLLLWSSEYSSPFWLTFKQAQALKGNVRKGEHGTQIVFYKQLPEYAKKDEEATGEDERVPFVLCHYTVFNVEQCDGLTLPEISQPGIAPEIDEDEICESIIGEWESRPALHRNSPTEYRAYYRPSTDSVHMPARSRFVDAPHYYSTLFHELIHSTGHKSRLNRTFGDRFGDELYSKEELVAEMGAAFLCAIAGIANERTDRNTTAYIQNWIEKLEEDNRLIVHAAANAQRAVDLILGNTFEEENETTENAVDAAVSGIHAALTINIAQAINGPAQL; encoded by the coding sequence ATGGCATACCGCAATCATCGCAATACGGCCAGCAGGCCCAGCATCTACCAGACCGTCACCGAACGCATCATTTCCAGCCTTAAAGCTGGCGTGATTCCGTGGGAAAAACCGTGGAAGACGCCGCGCTTTGCAGGCGGTCCATTCCCGCGTAACTTCTATACCGGCAAGCCCTACCGTGGCATCAATGTTCTGTTGCTTTGGTCGAGCGAATACAGTTCCCCATTCTGGCTTACGTTCAAGCAGGCGCAGGCATTGAAAGGCAACGTCCGCAAAGGCGAGCACGGAACTCAGATTGTCTTCTATAAACAGCTTCCCGAATACGCAAAGAAGGACGAGGAAGCAACGGGCGAAGATGAGCGTGTGCCGTTCGTTCTTTGCCACTACACGGTTTTCAACGTGGAGCAGTGCGACGGCCTCACGCTTCCTGAAATCTCGCAGCCCGGCATCGCGCCGGAGATCGACGAGGACGAAATCTGCGAAAGCATCATTGGTGAATGGGAGAGCCGTCCCGCGCTTCATCGCAACAGCCCCACCGAGTATCGCGCTTATTATCGACCGTCTACCGATTCCGTCCACATGCCCGCCCGTAGCCGCTTTGTGGATGCGCCCCACTATTACAGCACCTTATTCCATGAGCTGATTCACAGCACCGGACATAAAAGCCGCCTCAACCGCACCTTTGGCGACCGTTTCGGAGATGAGCTTTACAGCAAGGAAGAATTGGTTGCCGAGATGGGAGCCGCTTTTCTTTGCGCTATCGCCGGTATCGCCAACGAGCGTACCGACCGTAACACCACTGCATACATCCAGAACTGGATTGAAAAGCTGGAAGAGGATAACCGCCTCATCGTTCATGCTGCCGCGAACGCGCAGAGAGCCGTGGACCTGATTCTCGGCAACACGTTTGAGGAAGAGAACGAGACGACCGAAAACGCCGTGGATGCCGCTGTCAGCGGCATCCACGCAGCGCTTACAATCAATATCGCTCAGGCGATCAACGGCCCTGCTCAGCTCTGA